attttttctttaaaaaaaaaaaaaaaccaaactttGTAAGTATAGAAAGTAGGGAGCAAATGTAATATTTCTCTATTGTGGTGTTTTTTTAAAGACTCCAAACAACTATTtatgtaaaatttatataaacTTTAAAGGGATGTTTGGGACGCTGAATTGAGATAGAATGtctggagttcatatgtttgtggaGTTTGTCTGTATTTGGGGTGTAGAGTTATTCGatttgagttcatatgttttgGGTGTAGAGTTGAGTTTATGTGTTGGTTTtataattactatttttgttttgaaacttttttattcaataattctacccatttttgtttgaataaaaaatggattgcaattttttcttataaattttaaaacttttctttctttctttctttcgttTTTTGGGCAATGAACGACAATTAACTCattagaaatatggttaaataaaatgagaaactaaagcgAAATCAAATCATCTTAACAACCAATAGAATGTCACCCCATTTCTTCAACAGTTTCACttttatttcctctaaatttggaggatcattagagaacaaatctttatttttcactaattcatGCTGGAAAATGttccaagaatttttttttttcattttatagtcttttttgttatatgttacatatttTTTGTCTAAATAGTCTTAACACTAATTTGATACGTGAATGCAttatgtataaatattgcatttaatatagacaaaataatattttttatataatcaataacCCTACAATCGTCAGTCTTATAGTAGTCGGAAGTGATTGtcaaagttgattatcgaagatgatttttgctggagtttgtagtcagagttggttgtcggagcctaaaGTTGGTCACATAaaggtgtattggagttggttgtcaaagtttgtcattggaggtggttttcgaatcTCGGAGTTGGTCGGGTGAAAgtggtcatcgaagttgatcatcgaagatgattttcgctagagattgtagtcggaggtgactGTCGGAGCCAAAAGTCAgttgcatgaaggtggtattagagttggttgtcggagtttgtcGTTGAAGGTGATTGTCGAAGCCTCaagttggtcatcgaagttgcTTGCTCAAAGGTGATAATCGAAGGTGGTTTTCATCGAAGTTTGTAGTCGAAGGTAattgtcggagttggtcatcagagtttATTACCAGAGCCAAttggtcgtcagagttggtAGCACAAaggtggtcgtcggagttgggtcatcagaggtggttttcGGAGCCTAGaattggttgtcagagttggtcaccggagttgtcatcggaggtggttgttagaGTCCGGATTTCGTCGTCGGAAttttcatcggaggtggttgttagaGCTTGGAGTTGGTCACCGGAGTTGTCaacagaggtggttgtcgaagtccAAAGTTGGTCGCTGGAgttgtcattggaggtggttgtcggagcccggAGTTAGTTCTCGGAGTGTGGCGATGGCCGATAGGTGAAGCCATTGAAAATATGGAAAGAAGGGAGAGTTGAGatgagttggggtgagttggtaaaatctactaactcaactccaccaacctTTAAAATTTGTGGGCCAAACACttagttggtatattataccaattcaactcaactcaactcatgttacTAAGTCAAACATCCCCTAAAAGTGTAGGCTACAAGATCGAATTCAAATATTGTAACTTgtaagaataatttgaattaatgggatgagcatatgtttttttttagtacaataggaAGTAAGAGGATTCAAACTAAGTCTAATACATATATATGCCAGTTAAATTTTCGTTTCGATGAGTGGATATGAATTTGGGTAACCTACTTAGTTGATGGGTATCTATTgattaaacattaaatttatagcagtgagaacattttttttttgataaatctTGAAATGAAAGTTTATAGAAAGTAAAACTTGTGGGGTTCCATACAAAATTAAGGTATTAACGTAGAATACAAATTTGAACCTTCATATgacttaaaattttgatttctatgGTTAGGAGAGTTAAAATTTAGTTTCAAAGAATTTTATCCAAGCATAGAGATCAAATTCTAAATTCTTTCtaatttaaccaaatttaaGGCAACAATTGCAATACAAGGCGaattcaaatttctaaaataaactGGGAGATCCGTATGAAAGCCAAAATCTAAGTCTTCATGCCTTTCTGATCGTCAAATGACAAATGACAGTAGCTTCAACCGCTTTCAAAGGTCTAGTTTATGGCAGAAATGCACCAGCTTTCGTACTTTGAAGCAATTTCATGCCTTTCTGATCGTCAATGGCCTTAATTCAAGCACATCTGCACTCAGAGAACTCATTTTCGTCAGTGCAATAGCTGTTTCTGGAACAATAAATTATGCCCACCAACTGTTCGCCCAAATTACTGAACCGGATATCTTCTTGTGGAACACCATGATCAGGGGTTCGGCTCAGAGCTTGAAGCCTGCAACTGCTGTTTCTCTTTATACCCAGATGGAAAATCGTGGAGTTAGGCCTGATAAATTTACCTTCTCGTTTGTACTCAAGGCCTGCACTAAGCTTTCATGGGTTAAGTTGGGATTCGGGATTCATGGGAAGGTTCTGAAGTTTGGgtttcaatccaataaatttgTAAGGAATACTCTTATTTGTTTCCATGCTAATTGTGGCGATTTGGCCACTGCAAGATTACTTTTTGACGCTTCTGCTAAAAGGGATGTCGTGCCTTGGTCAGCTTTGACAACAGGCTATGCAAGAAGGGGGGAACTGGATGCTGCACGACAGTTGTTTGATGAAATGCCCATGAAAGACTTGGTCTCGTGGAATGTGATGATAACAGCATATGCAAAGCTTGGGGAGGTGGAGAAGGCAAAGGAACTGTTTGATGAAGCTCCAAAGAAAGATGTCGTGACTTGGAATGCGATGATTGCAGGATACGTGCTTTCTAAATTGAACAAGCAGGCCTTGGAGATGTTTGATGCAATGAGAGATATGGGACAGAGGCCAGACGATGTAACAATGTTGAGTATCTTATCTGCTTCTGCTGATCTGGGAGATTTGGAAATTGGAAAGAAGATACATCGTACCATTTTCAACATGTGCTGCGGAGATTTAAGTGTGCTTCTTGGCAATGCACTGATAGACATGTATGCCAAGTGTGGAAGCATTGAGAATGCTTTGGAAGTTTTTCAAGGGATGAGAAACAAAGATACCACCTCGTGGAATTCAATAATAGGAGGTTTGGCTTTCCATGGACATGCTGAGGAGTCGATAAATCTATTTCAAGAAATGCTCAGGTTGAAAATGAGGCCAAATGAAATCACGTTTGTTGGTGTGTTGGTTGCTTGTAGCCATGCTGGGAAAGTACAAGAAGGGCGAATGTACTTCAATCTTATGAAAAAGACGTACAAAATTGAGGCCAATATCAAGCATTATGGATGTATGGTAGACATATTGGGACGTGCCGGGCTATTGATGGAAGCATTTGATTTTATAGACACGATGGAGATTGAACCTAATGCCATCATTTGGAGAACACTACTTGGGGCCTGTAGAGTTCATGGAGATGTTGAATTGGGAAGGCGCGCAAATGAGCAATTACTCAAAATGAGGAAGGATGAGAGTGGGGATTATGTACTCCTCTCTAACATATATGCATCACAAGGTGAGTGGGATGGAGTCCAGAAAGTGCGGAAGTTGATGGATGATGGTGGGGTGAAAAAGGAGGCAGGTCGTAGCCTGATTGACACAGATAACACCTTTAATGCTTTCTTGTTGGACTCAAAGCCCAAATTTGTAGAAGGCAATTGATCTCTGTTATATGTTCTAATGCTTCATCACTACAAAGCTTTACAATGATTTAGGATCTTTTCCTCTTTAGCTATGGCCACAGAAACAAGCGTGCAGATCCAGCTCTGGTCGAAGGCATGACTGGAGACCAACATTTCGAAACGTATGTCCGAATCTGGTCACCATTACTCATTTTGAaggatttttgtgttttttgtaTTGCTATGTTTCCAGATGGAATCCCCAAATTGAGGGTTAGAATGGTTGTTCTTACTCAAACAACTATAGATtagttaaaatttatgtttcatTGCCCTGTAAGAAGTTGTCCTAGCCTCTTCTGTTattcttcaaaaaaataaaataaaataaacaaggTTCCCACGTTTTTCTGCATGTTTTTCCTCCTTGCAACAAAAATTTTTACACGACTGGGAATGTTTTTTTTGATCTTGTTTTTGTGTTGAAGTCTCTCTGTGTTGTTTGGCTGGCTTAGAGATATAATAGTATTCATACGGTTTTCATTACAAACTGAAGCTCATTCCTAAATCGACTTGGTAGAAATAACAATACATCACACACACTCAAAGACAAGTTGGACCTCTAGTCATTTTTCAACACACTCAAATTCATATATGCACTATGATTTGCAGATAAAAAGACCCAGATGTAGTTCTCATAAACTTGCAAGGTTTTGGTGATATGATAAATTACTTTCAACGGCGACGAGACAGTGCTGCACCAGACAGGAAGATCATAATCATAAGTAGAACAATTGCTACAAAAGATCCGATCAAAGAGCCTGAGATTCGCTCACAGAACGAGCTAAATTGCTGGCAAATGGCTTGCCAATTTGTCTTGCCATTTCCTTTGTGAGCTAAGTACACAATGGCTGCTGCTGCAGAAGCCCCAGATGTCAAAAGAGCCATCATTCCCTGTTTACAATTGCACAAAACGCACAAGTAAGCGAACTTGGtctacttttctttctttttttaatcacTGCCAAAGTTTACTCGCATATTTTTACTCAGATCGATGGTTTTTGCAAGCTGCTGACATGATGGAAAATGATTGAACTTCATACAGGTAAAGGAAATACCGCGTCTAAGAATACCAGCACGACCCTTGTCCGACGTGCTTTGCTCTTCAGGATGTGGAATATGGAAAGAGGCAGAGACAGAACCAAGTAGCCACTTACAATGGCGCTGGCTACTACAAAAAAGCTGCTCAAACACTCGAACCAGGTTAGTAAATTCAGGAGGAGTTAGTTTGAATTATAAATCAAATGCTAGATTATGGCATAC
This DNA window, taken from Benincasa hispida cultivar B227 chromosome 6, ASM972705v1, whole genome shotgun sequence, encodes the following:
- the LOC120079509 gene encoding casparian strip membrane protein 1, producing MKAVMGESSELKSSKLKPGVNRGLSIFDFILRLAAIVGTLGSAIAMGTTNQTLPFATQFVQFRAEFNDLPMFTFFVVASAIVSGYLVLSLPLSIFHILKSKARRTRVVLVFLDAGMMALLTSGASAAAAIVYLAHKGNGKTNWQAICQQFSSFCERISGSLIGSFVAIVLLMIMIFLSGAALSRRR
- the LOC120079085 gene encoding pentatricopeptide repeat-containing protein At5g15300 encodes the protein KPKSKSSCLSDRQMTNDSSFNRFQRSSLWQKCTSFRTLKQFHAFLIVNGLNSSTSALRELIFVSAIAVSGTINYAHQLFAQITEPDIFLWNTMIRGSAQSLKPATAVSLYTQMENRGVRPDKFTFSFVLKACTKLSWVKLGFGIHGKVLKFGFQSNKFVRNTLICFHANCGDLATARLLFDASAKRDVVPWSALTTGYARRGELDAARQLFDEMPMKDLVSWNVMITAYAKLGEVEKAKELFDEAPKKDVVTWNAMIAGYVLSKLNKQALEMFDAMRDMGQRPDDVTMLSILSASADLGDLEIGKKIHRTIFNMCCGDLSVLLGNALIDMYAKCGSIENALEVFQGMRNKDTTSWNSIIGGLAFHGHAEESINLFQEMLRLKMRPNEITFVGVLVACSHAGKVQEGRMYFNLMKKTYKIEANIKHYGCMVDILGRAGLLMEAFDFIDTMEIEPNAIIWRTLLGACRVHGDVELGRRANEQLLKMRKDESGDYVLLSNIYASQGEWDGVQKVRKLMDDGGVKKEAGRSLIDTDNTFNAFLLDSKPKFVEGN